The Pseudobacteroides sp. DNA window CATTATTTCAATGATTATAGGATGGGCAATAAACAGCACAATGATAATTTTGGCAGCAACAACCTTTTTTAAAAACAATACCAATGTAACCGAGTTAGCCCAGGCACAAAGCTTACTTAAGCCAATGCTTGGGACAAATGCGGCAATTATTTTCGGTATTGCCTTGCTTTTTTCAGGAATATCCTCAACAATAACGGCAGGAATGGCTGGAGGAACTATTTTTGCAGGCTTATACAAAGAACCATATGATATTAAGGATTCCCATACTAAAATCGGGGTATCTCTTATTTTGATAATTGCAACAGTTATAATTTTTTTAATATCCGACCCCTTCAAAGGATTGGTGTATTCACAAATGATCCTAAGTATTCAACTTCCTATAACAGTGTTTTTGCAAATTTACCTTACATCATCAAAAAGAATTATGGGCAGGCACAGAAATTCTATTTTGCATAATATAGTTCTACTAACAATTGGGAGTGTTTTAGCAATTTTAAATATTATGTTGTTTAAGAGTTTTATATAGGAACGACCTTACAGGTATGGATGAAATATCCTTACACCAACTATAATCCGAATCTAAAAATACTGTTATTGCACTCTTCCCTTTGGGTGATGAATACGGACCACCAGAGTGTACAAGATTGTTAAATGCAGTAATAGGTACATAGTCCACCAAAACTTTTACATTGAATTGTTAGGCCAATTAGTAACAATAATAATTCAGTTTACATAATATAATGTATAAACTAAATTACGGAGGTTACTATGGATACGTCAATGAATGTTATTAATATGTCAGGGGATGAACAAAGCCATGTACACGAATTCGAAGGGAGCACCCACCTGGCAGAAGCAGGTGTAGATAGACATAACCATCGTTTTGCTGGAGTTACTGGTGAAGCAATTCCTATAGGCAATGGAAGACATGTTCATGATTTTCGAAGTAATACAGATTTCTTTGAAAATCACCATCATATGATTAAGGGTAGGACTGGCTCAGATATTAGATTACCAGATGGTAAACATATTCATTTTGTAGATTCAGTAACAACTGTTAATGATGGACACCGGCATGAGTTCGAATTTGCAACTTTAATAGGTCCAAGTCCTATAACTGATTAGTCTGAATTTTTTTGATGCTATTTAAGAGCCGTGAGGCTTTTGGTAGCATCTTTTTGTAATAATAAATTCGAATTATGAAATAACTTTTAAATTTAATTAAGTTTTATAATGAAATTGACGAACTATATACAGAGTACAGAGGAAAACTTGTGTATAAGGTATGGTGATATGATAAGACGAACATATTTATTTATACAAATAACCTTAGGTATCTATTTTATTGTATATTTTATAGCTGTAGCAAACCAATCAGACTTCTGGGGCAACGTCTTATCTCCTTTTGGAGCAATTTTTGCGTTTTTAATTCTTCTTGCCGCCTGTTTGAAATCAAAGCAAATGGAATTTTGCTGGCTGTTTGTAAGCTTAGCATGTTTAAGCTGGGCTACTGCAGATATTGTTTGGGCTATTTGCGAGGAAATATTGTCACTTAATCCTGAAAGTATGGATTTACTAATGTACCTATACCTGTTACCAAATATTTTTATTGCAATTGGAACAGGTGCATTTTTTATGTCCCAGTGGCACAAATGGAATAAGGTGCAGTTGGTTCTTGATGTTTTAGCTATTACAGTTACAGGGTTAACAATAACCTGGATTCTTTTTTTTCAAAAGCGATTTGAAATGCTTTTTATTATAAGTGCAACCAAATTAACATCATTTACAGCAATACTATGTGATTTATTTGCAGGCTGCTGTATTGGAATATGGTTTAGTTCCATTCGTGTGGGTAATGTTTCCGGCTATATACGATTAGTCATAGCCGGAGTGTTTATGTTTACAGCAGCTGACTTGTTTTATATTAATCAAATTTTTAACAATCAGTATGTTCCCAACTCATTAGTGGATTTTGTATACATGGCTTCTTTACTGATTATAGCTAATGGAGGTTTACAAGAACTATGTTGTAAAGAAAGGGATTGTCATGATGCTTCAAATTTTAAAAAACAGGAGAATACGGGAACCAGTAATAAAGGTATTATACTTCTCTCCTTAGTAATGGTGCTGATCTTTGTTAATAAACTCGGTAATTTAGAAGTCGTCATACTTGGAGGCATTATAGTGCTTTATCAGGTTTTTAGCAGCTATGTTCAATACACAATAAGAAATGAACAATTACTTCTTCGTGAAAAGAAATTAAATACATCTTTAGAAGAAAAAATTGCTGAGCACATAAAAGAATTGATTGAGGTTAATAAAAGTCTGGAAATCTTGTCACGGCAAGACACTATAACAGGCCTCTTTAACAGACGATATTTTTTGGATTCACTTGATCAAATGCTAAGGGATATTGATTCAAATGAATCTGTTGTACTCTTCTTCATGGATTTGGACAGGTTTAAAGCGATTAATGACTCTTGTGGCCATGATATTGGAGATAAGGTTTTAAAAGAAATTGCAGGCAGGCTTTCTCGTTGGAACTCTTCTAACGGCTTACTTGCTAGGCTTGGTGGAGATGAATTTGTATTTGCTCTTCGTGGATGTTATCAGTATACCGAAATCAAAACGATGGCTGAAGAGCTTGTTAGATGCTGTAGCGAATCCATTACCCTAGAGCCCTACCAGTTCAACATTACATTAAGCATCGGAATAACCCTATATCCTGCCGATGCACTCGAACGTAGCACTCTTATGAAAAATGCTGATATTGCAATGTATCATTCCAAATATCAGGGATATAACCAATTCTCCTTTTTCAACTCTGCCCTGGAAACTAAAATACGAAGAAAAAACAAGCTTGAGCTGTTATTAAAAAATGCAAATTTTGATAACGAGTTTGAACTCTATTACCAGCCCCAAATAAGAATTCCTGAAAACAAACTGATAGGTGCTGAAGCACTGCTCCGTTGGAGCTCACGTGAGTATGGCAGTATTTCCCCAAGCGAGTTCATCCCTATTGCTGAAGAAATTGGGATAATAGTACCGCTGGGAAAATGGGTAATGAAAGAAGCTGTACACCAGATTTCACTATGGAATACCAGTAACAACATGGATTTGAAGGTTGGAATCAATATTTCACCGAAGCAATTTGATTCACCAGACTTTGTAGATTTCCTGAAAGACCTGATAAGCAAGTATAAAGCCAAGCC harbors:
- a CDS encoding YmaF family protein, whose product is MDTSMNVINMSGDEQSHVHEFEGSTHLAEAGVDRHNHRFAGVTGEAIPIGNGRHVHDFRSNTDFFENHHHMIKGRTGSDIRLPDGKHIHFVDSVTTVNDGHRHEFEFATLIGPSPITD
- a CDS encoding putative bifunctional diguanylate cyclase/phosphodiesterase, which encodes MIRRTYLFIQITLGIYFIVYFIAVANQSDFWGNVLSPFGAIFAFLILLAACLKSKQMEFCWLFVSLACLSWATADIVWAICEEILSLNPESMDLLMYLYLLPNIFIAIGTGAFFMSQWHKWNKVQLVLDVLAITVTGLTITWILFFQKRFEMLFIISATKLTSFTAILCDLFAGCCIGIWFSSIRVGNVSGYIRLVIAGVFMFTAADLFYINQIFNNQYVPNSLVDFVYMASLLIIANGGLQELCCKERDCHDASNFKKQENTGTSNKGIILLSLVMVLIFVNKLGNLEVVILGGIIVLYQVFSSYVQYTIRNEQLLLREKKLNTSLEEKIAEHIKELIEVNKSLEILSRQDTITGLFNRRYFLDSLDQMLRDIDSNESVVLFFMDLDRFKAINDSCGHDIGDKVLKEIAGRLSRWNSSNGLLARLGGDEFVFALRGCYQYTEIKTMAEELVRCCSESITLEPYQFNITLSIGITLYPADALERSTLMKNADIAMYHSKYQGYNQFSFFNSALETKIRRKNKLELLLKNANFDNEFELYYQPQIRIPENKLIGAEALLRWSSREYGSISPSEFIPIAEEIGIIVPLGKWVMKEAVHQISLWNTSNNMDLKVGINISPKQFDSPDFVDFLKDLISKYKAKPEWLDIEITESIAMKGELTVQEVFAALTELGVSISIDDFGTGYSSLSYIKRFSIDRLKIAKPLVDNISTSNGDAQIVKAIVMMAKAMGIKTIAEGVEYEEQSRLLIDLQCDEIQGYIFGRPVPASEFEKSFCHAAISGN